The genomic segment GCAGATCCGTCGGGCGATGGGCAGAGTGGTTCCATCCTTCATCAGAAAGCTGTCCCCGGATAAGCGTGCTACTTCGTAAAAATTCAAGAGCACGCCTTTCATCGGTGAAAAGAAGTACCCGAATGGCATCAGCAGCTTCTGGATCTCCGCAAAGGAAGCATACACCGTGTGGTGCTTTCCGGTTTTCATATGAAAGCGCATCCGGTGATTGCTGTATTCAGCGTAGATTACGCTGCGGCAGCGCAGGGCAGCTCCGTCCGGCAGAAGCACGGAACGGGACTGCTCGATCTGAGCGGCGTCCAGCTTGTGCAGCAGCCGTGTCACCTTTTCTGCGGTAATGGGCTTTTGCAGGTAGTCCCTGGCATTGACTGCATAGGTTTCTGCAGCGAATTCGTTGGAGGAGGTGCAGAATGCAATCTGGACAGACTGGTCAGTTTGCCGGATCTGCTCTGCCACAGCGATGCCGTTACGCCGTTCCATATAGATATCCAGTACGATCAGATCATAGGCTCCGGCAGTCCATGCATGGAGAAATGCTTCGCCGCTTGGATAGGTGTCGATCCGGTGGATGGCGTCAAACATCTGGGTCAACTGCGCCTCAAATAGGCTGGAAAGCAGCCGCAGGGCTTCTGCATCATCGTCCACCAAAGCTATATTCACATTCAGCACCTCCCGTCAGTCTACTGCGATTCTGTTGTTATCATAGCATAGTTTCTTCTTTTTTGCAACCGTTTCCGCCGGAGGATGCCCGGCGTACATTGCTCAGAAATGCTTTTTGGGCATTTCTATATATGCAAAACAGGTATTTTACATTTGCCCGTTGGTGGGGTATAATACAGGTATCGGGAGGGGATCATGAAATGTC from the Ruminococcus champanellensis 18P13 = JCM 17042 genome contains:
- a CDS encoding LytR/AlgR family response regulator transcription factor encodes the protein MNIALVDDDAEALRLLSSLFEAQLTQMFDAIHRIDTYPSGEAFLHAWTAGAYDLIVLDIYMERRNGIAVAEQIRQTDQSVQIAFCTSSNEFAAETYAVNARDYLQKPITAEKVTRLLHKLDAAQIEQSRSVLLPDGAALRCRSVIYAEYSNHRMRFHMKTGKHHTVYASFAEIQKLLMPFGYFFSPMKGVLLNFYEVARLSGDSFLMKDGTTLPIARRICKDAQAQYSEFQFRTLSREVDL